Proteins found in one Ptychodera flava strain L36383 chromosome 3, AS_Pfla_20210202, whole genome shotgun sequence genomic segment:
- the LOC139129245 gene encoding uncharacterized protein: MASITTDDVKKMKVPELRKFLKSRNVTCGEATKAQLVELSVLTLELDVRAIADDDYEKSLGERRTVIDGGRQVVLPDPNVITQWESSLKMMPKIDIADVFVYLISHCCWSTSRMKKYRYDRGYRLYKDGNIIGVQLHPMPDVNHLYVMGDCVRETSVREKPYKTWLLLSEEGDIVSGGCTCVA; encoded by the coding sequence GTACCTGAGCTcagaaaatttctcaaaagtaggaATGTAACTTGTGGTGAGGCGACGAAGGCACAACTTGTGGAACTTTCGGTGTTAACGCTTGAGTTGGATGTTAGGGCGATAGCCGATGATGACTATGAAAAATCACTCGGCGAACGCAGAACAGTGATTGATGGCGGTAGACAAGTTGTATTGCCTGACCCAAATGTGATCACACAATGGGAAAGCAGTCTTAAAATGATGCCAAAAATCGATATTGCcgatgtttttgtttatttgatatCCCACTGTTGTTGGAGTACATCTCGCATGAAAAAATACAGATACGATCGGGGATATCGTCTTTATAAAGATGGTAACATCATAGGTGTACAGCTACATCCCATGCCAGATGTCAATCATCTCTACGTAATGGGCGACTGTGTACGAGAAACAAGCGTCCGTGAAAAACCGTACAAAACCTGGTTACTGCTGTCTGAGGAAGGTGATATTGTATCCGGTGGATGCACTTGTGTagcgtaa